The genomic region GCGGCTACAGCTCCGCGTCCGTCGTCTCGCCGCCGTTGCGGCTGCCGACCGCTCGCCAGACGCCCAGGTCGACGCTGTCGGAGACGATGGCCGTGTGACCGTCGCCGAAGGCCACGACGACGGTCCCCGGATGATCGCTGCGGGCCGCGATGATGGCATGCTCGTCCGGTGTGTCGGGGATCGCGCTGAAGCTGCCGCAGTCGTAGCCGCTCCAATTCGGCGGCGCCACGTGGTTGTACTGCGTGCTGTCGTACCCGGCGAACGGCCAACCGTTCGACCAGTCGTCTCCCGGCGGCCAGCGCCCGGCGGCGAAGAAATCGAAGGTGCTTGCCGTCGGCGTGTAACCTTGACAGTCGTTGAACAACGTTTGCACGGGCATCAGCGTCCGCGATCGATTGCTGGCGGTCACCATCGCCGATTTGTTCGGGACGGCTTGGCCCGGTACGTCGGCGCTGCCTTTGATTCGCTCGGAGAAGAAGGCGGTCTTCGACAATCCGTCGGAGTATTCGCCGGCGCGGAGCCCCTTGACTCCCATCGAGAACGCGCCGTTGCCGCCGGCGGGGATTCCTTCGCTCGACAAGACGTTCGGATCGGCCAGCCCGCCGGTTCCCGTCACCGCCCCCGCGTAGGGGGACGAGCCGCCGAAGTTCGAGCGATAGTTGTTTTCCGAGATGATCGTCACGGTGTTCGCGTCGCTCGGGCAGATAAACAGCCCGGCCGCCGTGGCGTAGGCGTTATAGTGCGGATTGGTCGGGGTTCCGAGAGTTATCATCCGCTTGTATTGACCGACCTTGAAATCGATCATGTTGTAGACGTTGCCCGCTTCCATATAGGGCAACAGCCAGATGTGAACCGAGTAGTAGCCCGACTTGAAGGTCGGATTGTAGGGTTCACTATAGTTGGAATATCCTAGCGGCGTCTCAACGCCGTTGATCGACTTGTCCGGCTTGAGTCGTCCCGGCGGGAACACCCCCTTGGCGCTTTCGTAGTTCGCCGCGGCCAGGGCCATCTGCTTGACGTTATTGACGCACTGGGTGCGCCGGGCCGCTTCACGCGCCGCTTGGATCGCCGGCAACAGCAGTGCCACCAGCACGCCGATAATGGCGATCACGACCAACAGTTCGACGAGTGTAAACGCGGGCGAAACGCGACGGCGCATGGCAAGATTCCTGCGGGGCGATGGGAGCAGGGCCGACCGGGAGCTACGAGGGAGGCACGGACGCGGCGTACGCCCACTCGCGCCTATTGTATCTCAAAGTTCAACTCTTGCTCCCCCGGCGCGACGTCGGCCGACAGGGGGGTCATGCCGGGATTGCTGTACGCCTCGGGCACTTTGCGGGGCGGGGGGGCCTGCCCCTGGGGGGTGTGGGGCCGGTTCGCCTCTTCGACGCAGACCCGATGCCGCCCGATCACGGCCCCTTCGCCCGGCTTCCCTTGGTAGGCGTACTGCAGCGAGTACCGCCCCTGGTCGTCGGTGATCCCGCTCGACCCGACCGAGATCTCCACCCCCTCCGGCCCCGGGTCGGGCAAGAAACGGACAAGCAGGTCCTTGGTCGGTTTGCCTCGGAGCTTGACCACGCCCGTGACTTGGCCGAACTTCGGCTCGGGCTTGCCGCACCCCGCGGAGACGCAGGCGACGAGGACGAGCGCGGTCGGCAGCGAAGCGAGTGTCCGAGTCATTGCGAACCGTGCGTCCAGCAAGGAAGGGGGGCGAAGGGCCGGGCGAGCGGCACGAGGCCCAGGACCAAATCAGCGGCAGGGCTCTACCGTGCTTCGCTGGAGTCGACGATCTCGCCCCCGGCGCGGGTGCTGAGCGCGGCGAGCGTGACCAGGGAAATCGAATCGGAGACGAACCGCGTCGACCCGTCGGCAAAGCAAAGATTGGCCCCGCCGGGATGGCCGCTTCCCCAACCCATCAACCGGTCGTCCTGGCAGGCGTACGAAGCGCCGGTGACGCAGCTTTGCAGGGTGGCGACGGTGCTGTTCACCGGTTGCCGGCTGCTGCGCGTCACGTGCCCCAGACCCTTGAATCCACCCTGCCAGCCCCACAGCGCCCATTGATGGATCAGCAGGCTGCTGCGCTGGGTTTCCGGCTTCGCATCGAACAGGGGGTCGAAATTGAACCGCTCGCCCAACAGGATCGTATTGCTCGAACCGTCGGTCACGGCCCGCAGACTGACAGGTTTCTGGTTGACAGTCGGCGCCGAGGCGGCGCCCGTCGAGAAGAAGATGCCGTTGACGTCGCCGTCCAAGACGTTCGTCGGGGCGATCAAGTCGTTGGGATAGTAGTTGCGCGTGCCGTGGTTGCCGGCGTAGCTGGTGACGCCGTAAAAGCCCGGATACTGCAGCCCCGAGTTGCCGGGGCTGTTGGTGAACTGACACACCCGCTCGGCCGGGCTGTCCGACGGACACAACATCGTGGCGATTTCAGTGGCCGCAGGCGCTTGCGGCGTGTTGCAGTTGTTGGCGAGGTTTGTATCGTCCCAGCGATCGTAGACCGACTGCTGCTCGATGTACGGCAGCAACTCGACGAAGAACGTCTTCCCGCGATAGGGATTGGGGGTTTGCGTCATGCCCGCGGGAAACATGTCGCCGCGCGAGAGATGGTTCTGCACCGCCAGCCCCAGTTGCTTGAGATGGTTGGTGCACTGCGTGCGCCGCGCCGCTTCTCGGGCTGCTTGGATTGCCGGCAACAGCAGTGCGACCAGCACGCCGATGATGGCGATGACGACCAACAACTCAACGAGAGTAAATCCCCGGCGTCCGACAACGCGCATGCGAGTCTCCCTGCGAATGTTTTGTGATATACGACCGACGCCAGGCGGGACGACCGGGCCGAGCGGCAAGGGCTCGGGCTAAGTCGCGGGCGGGCCGTGTTGGTGACAGCCGATGGCGGCAGCGTACACCGGCTATGTTAAGGCCGGGGGAGGGAATTGGAAATGTTTTTTTTGAGATTCGGGCGACTTCCCCTGCGAAGCGCCCCGAGCTGGCAGCGGGGGTCACTCCGGCGCATCTTCCCCAATCGCGACATCCGCCCACACGAGCCGATGGTCGGAGCTCGGGAAGGGGTGCTCTCCCACGAGCCGAAACAGCGGGTCCTCGCGCACCGGCCAGAACACCCCCGAGGCGATCACGCGCAGGTCGGCCGAAGGAAGCACGTAGTCGAGTCGCAGGTTGCCCGGGCCGGGGTCGTCGGGGGGATCGCACGTGTCGTGGGCGGGGTCCCCGTGGTGATGCGCGTTGGCGCCCCCCTGGCGAGCGGCCTGCTCGACGGCGCCGCGACTCGCCGGCGGTTCGTACTGTGCGATCCGCGGCGATGACAACAGGCGATTGATCGAGGGGGAACCTTCGCCGTCGTGCGGGTCGCTGTTCAAGTCGCCGACGACGACGAAGCTGCTTGCGGCCGGCAATCCTCCGGCGTTTCCCGCGTCGTCGACGATGTACGCCCCGTCGGCTGTCGGGCCGACGTAGTCGACCCACAGGCGGATTTCGTCGTGGTTGCGGCGGCCGTTGCGGTTTTCCGGGCCGTCGAAGATCGGCGGCGTGGGATGACTCGCCAGCAGGTGAATCCGTCGCCCGCCGACTTGAATCGGCACGTCCCAGTGGCTCTTGGACGACAGGGGAAATCGCCCCAAGGCCTCGGCCGAGTACCAATCGTTCGGCGCCGGGGTCGCGGGATCGTCGGGCAACTGCGCTCCGGGCATCTGCGCCCAGCGAAAGTTCTGGAACGTCCGCACGCCCTCGGCGTCGATCGGCCAGCGCGACAACACGGCCATGCCGTACTGTCCCTGGTAGCGTCCGAACCCCCAGCAGTCGCCGCCGTAGGCCTCGGTCCCCGCGCGGGCGTTGGTCCGACCGTTGCGATCAAGGTCGAACCCCGACGGCTCCCCGGTGTTCGTATCAGCGAGAAACTGATACGCAAAAACGATGGGCTCGGCAGGTCCGTCGGGGTGCTCGCTGGCGTGCTGCGGGACGGCCAAGTAATTGTCGCAGAACGCCCGGAGCGTCGCGTGCTCGGGATCGTAGTCGATCTCGTTGACGAGCAGCACATCGGGCCGAACCCGTTGGATGATCTCGGCCAGGCACTCGGCTTGGCGATCGCCGGGCTTCGCGAGCCGCTCGAGCACCTCGCCCGCGCGCTCGCCGTAGAGCGAAACATTGAACGTCGCGAATCGCACGCGATTGGGAATTGACTCGGAAAAACCAGGGTTGTTCGGCTCGTCGGCCAGCGCAGGGGGGGTCGCGGCCAGGGCGCTCAGCCCCACGAAAACTGCCAGGGCGCGTCGCCGCCGGTTGGGAGTCGGCGTCGGGGGCGCAAGGCCGCGGCTGCCGGCGGGAAGCGGCGAAAGCGGGGTCGCGGGGCTTGGACGGAAACGGGTCATGGGTCGCTCGCTGGTTGTCAATCGCTGAAAAAAGGCGGCCTTGCGGCGCCGAAAGCTTCACCCCCGCCGGCCGTTGGACTAGGCTGGAGCGTGTTCCGATGCGTGCCGCGGCACGGGTCGGCCGACGCCGCGCGGCCGACGATCAGGTCCTCGCGTGTCGCCGCGCGGGCTGAGACGGCGCGTTGTCGCGGCGAACCCAACCCTCCGAAACACGAAGATCATTGCCGCAAGTTGCGCGGGCAGTGATCGCTGGTCCTCCCTCCCCGACACCTGACAAACATAGCGGCGCTTGCGGTCCTTGGGCGAGCCGTCGCAGCGCATCGTACCACGCTTCGCGACGATCGCAGCGCGGTCCTGTCGCAGAGAACGCCAACCCGCGCCGCTGCCCGGATCGTCGGCGACGCTGCCCGAGTCGCGCGCAGAAACGAACGTCACGCCAGAAATTTGCGCGAGGTTCGGGACCCGCGCGTAGCGACGAAACTCAAGCGGCAGCCACGAGATAGGAGTCCTGCAAGAACTTTCAGCGCCAACTGGCGCGAGTTTTGCGTTGTTGATCTGTCTTTGCCCCAGCGCCACAATTCGCGGTTTGCGATGCGTCGAGAGCACGGCCCGTCGCGCAGCTGTTTATCAAGACTTGCCGCAAATCACATCAGAACTTCACGAAGCGGATGTAGTCTGACGTTCGGATCGCCCAGCCTGTGGCGTCGATCGAGCGAGTTGACGAATTCGAGTTTGCACCACGAGCACTTCCACCACGTTTTAGTTACTTGAGAGGGGACGCTAATGTCTGTGAAATCTCGTTTTGCCTGGACCGCGATTTGCGGCTTGGTCCTGGCAACGTCCGTCGCCAATGTGCGTGCGGCGATCATCATCTCCCAGTACTACGAAGGTACGAGCAACAACAAGTGGATCGAGTTGTACAATTCCGGAGGCGCCTCGGTCGATCTGGCCGCCGGCAATTATCAACTCTCCCATTGGAGCAACGCCAACCGCGAGCTCTGGAAGACTGACGGCGCCCCGACCGGCACTCAAGCCCTCACCGGCGTCATTGCGGCCGGCGGGACCTATCTCATCGGCCATTCGTCCGCCGTGTTGCCGGCCTATGCGGTCGCCGATCAAACCAGCGGCTCGAACGGCGGATTGAACTTCAACGGCGATGACAGCGTCGCGGTTTGGGTGGGGACCACGTTCGCCACGGCGAGCATCGAGGACGTCTTCGGTCTGACCGCGAACACCGCTGCTGATCGCAGCTTTGTGCGCAATGCGAACATCGTTTCCGGCACGACGTCGGATTTCAGTGCGTCGGACTGGACGGAGTATTCCATTGCCGACGTCGAAGGGGCGGCTGCCGACGTCAATGAACGTCTGGGCTATCACGCCGCCATCCCGGAGCCGACGACCGTCGCCCTGGCCCTCGTGGGGCTGGCCGGTTTGGCGGTTCGGCGTCGTCGTTAGCATTTGCCGGCGTGTCGCGCACGCCGCGTAGGATCGTGTCGTTCGACGCGGTCAAGTCTCGCCAACTC from Pirellulales bacterium harbors:
- a CDS encoding DUF1559 domain-containing protein, producing the protein MRRRVSPAFTLVELLVVIAIIGVLVALLLPAIQAAREAARRTQCVNNVKQMALAAANYESAKGVFPPGRLKPDKSINGVETPLGYSNYSEPYNPTFKSGYYSVHIWLLPYMEAGNVYNMIDFKVGQYKRMITLGTPTNPHYNAYATAAGLFICPSDANTVTIISENNYRSNFGGSSPYAGAVTGTGGLADPNVLSSEGIPAGGNGAFSMGVKGLRAGEYSDGLSKTAFFSERIKGSADVPGQAVPNKSAMVTASNRSRTLMPVQTLFNDCQGYTPTASTFDFFAAGRWPPGDDWSNGWPFAGYDSTQYNHVAPPNWSGYDCGSFSAIPDTPDEHAIIAARSDHPGTVVVAFGDGHTAIVSDSVDLGVWRAVGSRNGGETTDAEL
- a CDS encoding DUF1559 domain-containing protein is translated as MRVVGRRGFTLVELLVVIAIIGVLVALLLPAIQAAREAARRTQCTNHLKQLGLAVQNHLSRGDMFPAGMTQTPNPYRGKTFFVELLPYIEQQSVYDRWDDTNLANNCNTPQAPAATEIATMLCPSDSPAERVCQFTNSPGNSGLQYPGFYGVTSYAGNHGTRNYYPNDLIAPTNVLDGDVNGIFFSTGAASAPTVNQKPVSLRAVTDGSSNTILLGERFNFDPLFDAKPETQRSSLLIHQWALWGWQGGFKGLGHVTRSSRQPVNSTVATLQSCVTGASYACQDDRLMGWGSGHPGGANLCFADGSTRFVSDSISLVTLAALSTRAGGEIVDSSEAR
- a CDS encoding endonuclease/exonuclease/phosphatase family protein → MTRFRPSPATPLSPLPAGSRGLAPPTPTPNRRRRALAVFVGLSALAATPPALADEPNNPGFSESIPNRVRFATFNVSLYGERAGEVLERLAKPGDRQAECLAEIIQRVRPDVLLVNEIDYDPEHATLRAFCDNYLAVPQHASEHPDGPAEPIVFAYQFLADTNTGEPSGFDLDRNGRTNARAGTEAYGGDCWGFGRYQGQYGMAVLSRWPIDAEGVRTFQNFRWAQMPGAQLPDDPATPAPNDWYSAEALGRFPLSSKSHWDVPIQVGGRRIHLLASHPTPPIFDGPENRNGRRNHDEIRLWVDYVGPTADGAYIVDDAGNAGGLPAASSFVVVGDLNSDPHDGEGSPSINRLLSSPRIAQYEPPASRGAVEQAARQGGANAHHHGDPAHDTCDPPDDPGPGNLRLDYVLPSADLRVIASGVFWPVREDPLFRLVGEHPFPSSDHRLVWADVAIGEDAPE
- a CDS encoding lamin tail domain-containing protein, with product MSVKSRFAWTAICGLVLATSVANVRAAIIISQYYEGTSNNKWIELYNSGGASVDLAAGNYQLSHWSNANRELWKTDGAPTGTQALTGVIAAGGTYLIGHSSAVLPAYAVADQTSGSNGGLNFNGDDSVAVWVGTTFATASIEDVFGLTANTAADRSFVRNANIVSGTTSDFSASDWTEYSIADVEGAAADVNERLGYHAAIPEPTTVALALVGLAGLAVRRRR